TGAACGGGCTGCCAACCGCCAACAAAAGAAAGAAGTGGGTCATGTTCCGGAGCTCGTTGATGTCAAACGTGAGAATCCGGGGTCAGAATGGGTTAACTGGGGTACAGTAGCGCAAGCGGGGCTGGGAGGTCGCGGGATGGAATGCTTGATTTCCCGCCAATCGACGACAGGCTTTGTGCATCCCCGCCCGATTGCTTCATAAATAACCGGTGGCTATATGTGCGGTTGGTTTTGCATGTCACTCATGTCTAGGTACAAGGACGTTGGCATCTGACCACAAACCCGTTATGCGGCTCTACTTTCAGGTATTGATTGTGCATGCTCCGTCTCCGTAGGCTGCTTGTAGCAGGGCATCCGTCATAAGCGGGCCGCTATCCTATCCAAGTTTCGAGACCTTCCACTCGCCGCTCAAGGCGCCCATACCCGTGAGCTCACCATTGGAGTCGACTTCAAGGGCACCCTTCTCCTCACCGTTGGTATCCACCAGCACGGCTTTGTCACCTTGCTTGACGCCGTACAGACGCACTTCACCTCCCGAGGTCAGCCAATCATAGCCAAACCCGCCTGAACCTTCTGCTTGTCCAAGGACTAGCACAGTTCCTTCGCGCACAAACAGCGGTGTTTGGAGGAAACCGTACTTCTCACGGATCCATTTGCCGCCCTCAACTTCCTTGCCGTCCCAGAAGCTAAACCATCGGCCTGGTGGTAGATAGTACTCAGCGCTACCATCTTCTTCAAAGACAGGTGCAGCCAGTATCTGACTACCAACCATAAATTCGCGATCACAGTACCACGACGTAGGGTCGTCGGGAAATTCGAGAGCAACTGCACGGACGCTTGTTGGCCACCCGTTCGCAACGCTCTCGATGGATTGAGAGTACAGGTACGGCATCAGTTGACGTTTAAGCTGGACCCAGTGTCGCAAAACATCTGTGCAATTCTCCGGCTCCTTTGAGGAGTCATCTACCAGCCAAGGCACACGGTATGAGTTCGATCCGTGAAGTCGACTGTGTGAGTTCAGTAGTCCGAAAGCCACCCAACGTTTGTAGATCCATGGCGGAGGACTGCCTTCAAAGCCACCAATGTCGCTGGTCCAGAATGCAAAAGAGGCCAAGCCGAGACTCAACCCTCCTCGTACTGACTCAGCAAGCGCAGCGGGTGTGGACTCGCAGTCACCGCCCCACTGGAGTGGGAAGCGTTGAGACCCAGCGCACGCCGTGCGTGCAAACAGGATAGCTTCATTCTTGCCGAATCGCTTCTGCACCGCTTCATAGACCAGCTTGTTGTAGGTAAAGGCGTAGTAGTTGTGCATTCGACTGGGATCCACGCTTTTGTCGTGCCATTCAACATTCTTGGTGGGAATGCGTTCCCCGAAGTCGGTCTTGATCGAATCCACACCCATGTCGAATAGTTGTTCCATGCAGCCGCTGAACCATTTGCAAGCTTCGGGATTCGTGAAATCCACCACACCCATGCCTGTCTGCCACAGGTCCCATTGCCACACATCGCCGTTGGTCTTCTTTAGCAGGTAGCGCTTCTCAGCTGCGTACTTGAACACAGGGCTTGCTTGTCCGACGTAGGGGTTTGTCCATACCGAAACCTTGTTGAAGAGACCGGCTTCCTTTCCACGTTGAATCTGCCCTTTGGCGTCGGGAAACGACTCGGGATCCCAGACAAAGTCACACCAGTGGAAGGCACGAAGCCAAAAACAATCGAAGTGAAAGACCTCGACAGGTATCTTAGACTCTGACATGCGCGATACAAAGTGGTTGACGGTATCTTCATCATAAGATGTAGTGAAAGAGGTGCTGAGCCAGAGACCGTAAGACCATGCTGGAACGCGGTTGGCTTTGCCAGTTAAGATAGAGTACTTTGTCAACACCTCCTTTGGTGTCGGTCCATAGATAAGATACCTCTTGACTGTCAGTGCATGCCCGAGTCATAGGAATCTTTACAGAATAGACTCACCACTTCAGCCGCTGTCCTTCAACGGTAGTTTGTAGCCTCGAACAACGCTCGCTTCCAATTTCCATGTCAATCTTATCTGGTGTGTCGATGAAAACACCATAGCCTCTCGAGCTCAACCAGAATGAAACATTCTTGTATGCCTGCTCACTAGACGTGCCACCGTCTTCGTTCCACACTTCTACATTCTGGCCAACCTTGTTCCACGCACCGAACCTCTCACCAAGGCCGTGAATGGACTCGCCAACACTAAGCTCTGTTTGCGTAAACACGTAGTGGTTGTGTGCGCTCAGATCTTCGACCTGTTTTGGCGTGCGAAGCGCAGGCGAATACGCAAAGCCAACGCTGCGATTGAGTAGGGAGGTCAGGTGTTTTGAGCCGTCAGTAGCGTGGAACTTGATGTCGAAAGTGTGTTCGTCACCACTGACGGTCGCACTGAGCGAACCAGAGGTGATGGTGGTCCCCTTCCCATCTGCGCTTTGCTTGACATCGCCAGTCTGATCAGGTCGTCCATCCGGGAACAAATCAAAATCTGGTCCGAGTCGTCGAGCACCAGCGTGGTGGGTGATTTCAAGGGATATCACGCCATCGAACTGTGCCTCTAGTTCCACGGACAGAGTCGCAAGGTTAAGAGTGTCGCCTCGAGAAAAGATCTTCTTCGTAGGCGCCAAGAGCATCACAGCTTTCTTGTCCTCGCGTGGCGTGACCGAGTACACCTCTTCCGCATGCTGGACCGTGAACCGGTCGTTTACTAACCACATGCCTGTATTGTGTCAGCGCCATCTTTTCTGTCTCAACTTTGTGTCCTTGCCATCGCGAAACTTCATCTTGTAGGTCGTGGTACTAGGAAAGAGCCTCAATGACGTCTGAGGATAATGGATACCCAGGTATTACTGTGAATTCGATCATTTTAAACAAGCCCTGACGTTCTGCTCTAAAGCAAAAGTGGCGCGCGCGGGCTCGCGGGCCGTCCCTCTCCTCAAGCTTGGTTGTTTGTGGACGGAAGATTCGGTGAAAGCTGGACCGAATCTCCTCACTGAGAGCGGGGCAGAGCGGCTGGCCAGATCAGGCAATCATGCGGCGCTCAGCAGTTGCAACAACGCCGCAGGCTTGCATTACAGATTACCCGGCGACCCTTGGAACAAGACGCCAGTCGCAGTTGACGTAGACTTTCTATTGTTCCCCTTGCTTAGTCTGCCGCCGCTGCCGCGCGTCAGAGGGCGTCTCCTCCTGTCCTGCTCATCAAACAACATTGCAAGTCATCGTAGATGTAGACAGAGGCAATCGATGAAATGCTTTTGTTGCCGCCAGCTGACCAGCCACAGCCCAACCAACAGTCATACTGGTTTTTTGTTTGTCCTCTTTTGCCTGAACACTGAGACCTTGGACCTCGCTTGGAACACGACAAGTGGTTTTGCGATGTGGCAGATACGCACGATTCATGGCAGCTTCGCGTACAAAGCGCTCGAACGGCCCTGAAGGAACAGCCTCTCCTTAGCAAGGGGCGCAAGTCTTGTCGCGCGAAGTACTGTGGGACCAGAGCAAGATGGCTTAACTATGTAGGCTGTCATCTATATTGACTTGACAACTCAGAACCCAACCGAGACTTTTAAGGCCACGACATCGTTCCTCTGTCACCAAACTGACGTTAGTTTTCGCAAATTCATTTACCTCCAGCCAAGCTTATCAACGGCTGGAAGCTCCGTTGCCGATTCTCTGAACAATTTCCGCAGCGGTTCTTGTCGCATCGACCGTTGACGTGCTGGGGTCGATACTACCTGCGGCCTCTCAGACTGGATCAGTAATCATATTTCTAACCTGTCGCCAAATTTGACGCGGATGGCGCTTACTATCCTCATGTTTTATACTCGTCGCCCAGACTTGACTGTTGCTGAATTCAAAAAGCACATGGAAAACAAGTACCTCCCCATTGTGAAGGAGGTGATGGGCCTCCACGTGCCCGAATCGACAACTCTGCGCTATGTCGAACGATGCAGTTCTGGTTTTGGGGATAGATTGGGAGCGACTCTTGCATCGAAGTACCGAAACAATCCGGACGCGCCTGTGCTACTTGTTGGGTACCCGAAAGATCTGGGATGGGACGCGATGGTGGAGATGTCTTTCAAAGATGACCTTCATCTTATGCAAGGCTACGCTGCGACCAATAGTGCAGAGGGCCAGCGGCTCAGGGACGCAGAGGAAGATTTTACAGTACCCGATGCGATGAAGGTCGTGCTGATGGACCGGATCACAGTGACAGACCGTAGCATGGGCTGATCAAGCGCGGTAAGTCCCCATCCTATGCCCGTCGGATATCTGTTCGGTCGCCAGGTCGACTTGGTCTTGGTTTCTGACAGTGTGCAAAACCGAAATGCCCAGCGAGGCCGACGTTTCGAGGCTGACATATCCAACAGCTAGAGGTTGACAAGACGCAGTAGAGATCAGCAGCTTGGATAAGCTGTATATGACCGCGCGTCTGGCATTAAGACCCTCGTTGTGACATCGCCGCTGGCTGTGCGCCGCTCGCGACCTGTATGAATGGTGAAGGCGCGAACCCGAACGTCAAAAGAGAACCAGAGCGGATAAAATGTTTATCTAGCCGGAACCGTCTGAGCGGTGAAATTGTTATCCCATTACTTGAGGACTAAAGCTATCGATCGGAAATGATCTGTGAATAACATTGCACGACCCAAGGCTTGACCGCCAACTTACCAAGGTTCAACCCGTTTTCGTCCGCCCAAAGTCCTGTACAGCGAATAACGCAATCTCTGTCGCCATTATCGTGCTTGAGCCCATTGATACCCTTGCCGCAATGGTTCACCAAATAAAAAATACGGTGGAGAAGCGCTGATTCAAGTGCTTAGTAGCACCGTAGTGGTCCTGGTCAGATTGGCGCGATAATGCAAATTTCTAACCAAGCCAACAACTCGGTGCAGAACGTGCGAAGAACGCGTATAGAAACAATCTCTGATTCACCACTCTTGCTTGAGATCAACGTTGAATAGCCTCTACATTTGTGCACAAAGGGCTTAACATGACTTTGCAGTTGAACCTACGCATCACAACGCCCTCCGGGGTGGTCTTTCCCAATCGCCTGGTGAAGGTTTGGTCTCCTATGTAGACACTCGAGAATCGTGCCGACATCCATTCGAAGGCTGCGATGGCTGAAAACATGACAGATAATGCAGTCCCTGGTGATGCGTACATTTCTGCCCACACCAAATGGGAGTCTGGGGGTTGGGAAGGTGTCTTGACTGATAGGTCATGTGTGATGGAAGAGTTGTCGTGGTTGACGCTGACATGATACCAGGCAATGTCGGAGTCTCGAGCAAATATTGTGACTCCTTCAAGCCGGTCATCGCAAAGCCCGCACTCACAGATACTACATCACAGATACTACACGTGGCGTCTGGAAGCATCGAGCTCTTACATCACAACAGGAAGGCACGGCCACCATCGTCCAGCTTGTTCACCCAGGTCGGCAAAGCCCTCCGGAAGCGGGCAATCGAGGATTCTTCGACCAAACTATTGAACCATCGCCGATTCCGTTAAACATCAGCAACGGTACCCTGGAAAGAGCGTTGCAGAAGATGGTGTTCGGAACACTGAGAGGAATGACAATCGCAGAAATTGAATAAGTAATTGACCAATTTCTCCTACGCGGCGAAGCTAGCGTATGAGAATGGGTTCAAGGGCATAGAACTACATGCCGCATATGGCTCTTTTCTCTCAATGTTGCTCACACCAAAACGAACTTGCGCACTGACGCAAATGGAGTGACATCTGCGAAGAGGGCTCAAATTCTAATTGAGGTCGTTCGAGCTGTGCGGAAAGTGGTTCCAGCTTCTCTCTGCGTGGGAACCAAGATAAATGGCGCAGACATTGAGGGCAATGAAAGCCTAGAGGGGAGCTTGGAACAAGTTGGGTTGATGCGATCAAGCAACACCTTCGGAAAAACGCGAAGCATTCTTCCTCGACACTATGCAAGCACTGTCCGCGAGCGATGCCCTGGATTGATTTTGATGGTTACCGGAGGATTCTGCAGTCGTAAAGGCATGGAAAAAGCATTGCAGAGCGGTGCAAGTGATCTCATTGTTGTTGGAAGGCCCGCTGTGGTCTGGCTGCATCTTTCGAAGGAGGTGCTGTTAAATGACAAGGTCGATGAAGCAGCTGCGGTCAAGAAGCTGAATTAAAATTGAAGCCACTGTGGTTATTGCGGATATAGCCAATCAAGTTCATCGGTACTGGAGCAGACACGGTAGGTTTTCAGGCTTTTCTTGTTGATCAACAATCGAACATGAGCTTACTGAAACATATTTACTACTTAAAACAGATGCAAGCTTTTGCTTTCGTGCGGACATTTCAGGCCCCGCCTAGTGATTAAAGTGATGTGGATAAAGTCGCATTCTGTAATACATCGATCCCCGCGCTGAAACAACTGGTAATATCCAAGAGACGTGCGCGTGCTAAAGTTTGGCGCCTCTAAAATCCATAGTCTTGTTCCCTAATCTTATTCTGCTTTGCTAGATAGACAAGAATGATGTCAACTTAACTGAGCGCGCGGCATGAGAGCGTGCGAAGAATTGACAACCCCGGTTTGCGGATGGCGCCCACTACGCTACGTTACTTATGTAAGTACACGCTATAGTCGATCGCTTATGGACTGAACATACCGCCTCCATGATTTCCGGAATTATGGCTGTGCTTATCGTGATGGAGCGTCGTACCGCTGGACACAGTTCGAGTATACGATCGCGACAATCCTCCGTCAGCCTTGCTGTGTGCATGATAGTGAGCTGAGGCGCTCTCCTCGAACCTCTCCATTTCCCTGCATTTCTCCTCGTACTTTACAACGTACTCGTCCCTCTCGCGGTCAGCTGTGTGCCTGGCAGAAATGGCGCGTTCCTTCTGCTCGCGCGCCTCGCGCAGGAGGGTGCGCAAGCTTTCGATCTCAAACTCCAGCTCTTGGCTTTCATCATGAGATTCGGTGATTGTCTCAACAGTCTCTTCATACTTGTGCCTCCAGTCGTCAAGCTCCTTACGATGGCGATCACGAGCGTCGGTCAAGGTGCGAACTTCTGCTTGGAAAACTAAAAGCTTCTCCTTGAGTTCTCCCAGCTCCGTGTGCAGATGTCCATGCCTGGTGCGGCCTTCATCGCCCTCCCGGATGAGAACATTATTATGCTCGGTGACCGTGTGGATCTCGGCTTTGATGTCGGCAATGGTCTGCTCAGCACGGCGAAGGGACTCTTCGAGCATGGTAGTTTGCCGGTGACGGTCTGCATCCTTGTTGCGCTGATCGTGCAGGTCTTCCTTGAGCTGATCGCGCTCGATGACTACGAGGCGATGATCCTCACGAGACCTGTCGAGACTTTCTTTGACGTCAAGTTCCCGAGTCTCAACATCTCTCAACTTTTCCTTAATCGAGATGACTTCGCGCTTGAGGTGCTCGTACTTGAGGGTGATATCAGCGCAACGCTCTTCAGAATCTTCCCATCCGGTGATCTTGGCCTTGATTTCGCGGCGCAAATTCTCAATGGTGAGCGAGTACTCATCGCGTTCCTCTTCAGCGATGCGTACAGACTCCCTGAGCTTGGTCAAGTCACGTTGAGTTCGTTCGTGTCGCTCAGTGAGCTCGTATAGCTCGCGAGATGACTCTTCGGCCCTATGCTTCGCTCGCTTCAGGTCTTCCTGCAATCTGTCTTTCTCGTGGAGGTGTTCATTTCGTTCAAGCTCATAAATCTTGATGCGATCGGTGAGACCCAAGACCTCTTTTCGAGACGTCTCGAACTTGCTGTGCGATTCATTATATCTGCTCTTCAAATCCGTATGCTCGCGTAGTAGATTGCGAAGCTCGCCGTGGTGCCTATGCGAATCGTCTCTCGCTTGATCACGGTCTTCCTCTACTGCCTTGAACTTGATGTAGACGGCCTCGAGCTCAGACTTGAGTCTCTCATGTTCGTTGTAGGAGCTGGTTGATGTTGTGCGAAGCTCACGAATTTCGGTACGCGTGCGCTCGAGCTCATGGTCGCGATCGGAGATCTTCTTCTTATGCTCTTGAATGGTAGTAACAGCCACTGAGAGTTCAAGCAGAAGTTTCTCTATTTGCTTTTTCCGCTCTCCGTGGTCATGGCCACGGTGATGATGTTCGCTCTGCGTACGCTCCAGCGTTTCAGTCACCTCATCCACCCTAGAGAGGAGTTCCTCTTTCTCTTTGAAGAGCGACTCGCGCTCGGAGACAATCCGCGCCCAGGACTCCTTCAGAGAAGACGCCTCCCTTGAGGCTGTGGACATGAGATCCATCAGGGCGAAGAATTTGCCTTCTGCCTGGAGGAAATGATCAGTAATGTTTCTTGTAGGAAGAATTGCAAACATACCTGGGATGTAAGCTCCCTCGACATCTCGCTGCGATGAGAGTGTAGGAAAGAACTGCGTCGACGCGATCCACTGACCGCGCGATTGCTCAATCGACGTGTAACGACTGAGTTTATGTTGTTGGAATGATTGGAAAAGTCCATTCCCCGAAGTTCACCAATCGGCGAGGATGGCTCAGAAAACACATCTCGGTTGAGCGTACTATGTTTGAGCTTTGTTGCGGTATCAATTGGGTGTCAATCGGACCGTCTACCCACGGCAGACGGCCCTAGCTTAGTTGGTCTCGGGACAGGTATATATTGCACTCTCCTAGCTAGACAGCAATACAGCGCAGTCTTTCTATTGTTCCCTACAGCGGCTAGTTACGCCGCCACAGTTATAAGCCCAGAAGCCTTCAGTTAATTGCTGCGTTCA
The window above is part of the Ascochyta rabiei chromosome 1, complete sequence genome. Proteins encoded here:
- a CDS encoding Alpha-D-xyloside xylohydrolase — encoded protein: MWLVNDRFTVQHAEEVYSVTPREDKKAVMLLAPTKKIFSRGDTLNLATLSVELEAQFDGVISLEITHHAGARRLGPDFDLFPDGRPDQTGDVKQSADGKGTTITSGSLSATVSGDEHTFDIKFHATDGSKHLTSLLNRSVGFAYSPALRTPKQVEDLSAHNHYVFTQTELSVGESIHGLGERFGAWNKVGQNVEVWNEDGGTSSEQAYKNVSFWLSSRGYGVFIDTPDKIDMEIGSERCSRLQTTVEGQRLKWYLIYGPTPKEVLTKYSILTGKANRVPAWSYGLWLSTSFTTSYDEDTVNHFVSRMSESKIPVEVFHFDCFWLRAFHWCDFVWDPESFPDAKGQIQRGKEAGLFNKVSVWTNPYVGQASPVFKYAAEKRYLLKKTNGDVWQWDLWQTGMGVVDFTNPEACKWFSGCMEQLFDMGVDSIKTDFGERIPTKNVEWHDKSVDPSRMHNYYAFTYNKLVYEAVQKRFGKNEAILFARTACAGSQRFPLQWGGDCESTPAALAESVRGGLSLGLASFAFWTSDIGGFEGSPPPWIYKRWVAFGLLNSHSRLHGSNSYRVPWLVDDSSKEPENCTDVLRHWVQLKRQLMPYLYSQSIESVANGWPTSVRAVALEFPDDPTSWYCDREFMVGSQILAAPVFEEDGSAEYYLPPGRWFSFWDGKEVEGGKWIREKYGFLQTPLFVREGTVLVLGQAEGSGGFGYDWLTSGGEVRLYGVKQGDKAVLVDTNGEEKGALEVDSNGELTGMGALSGEWKVSKLG